The following are from one region of the Rosistilla carotiformis genome:
- a CDS encoding alpha/beta fold hydrolase, with product MKILFLHGWHSVVGGVKPSYLKNAGHEVNNPALDNDDFDLAVRTAQAEFDQHQPDVIVGSSRGGAVAMNIDSKNTPLVLLCPAWKNWGTATTLKPNSVILHSPQDDVIPFADSEELIANSGLPKDTLIEVGDDHRLAAPEPLKAMLEACERLATFKVTNPASLAEFIDGFKSYMRNRVCGIVFAESNGDKRPNFEIGSGFVIKSQGLFVLVTAGHVMQRIDELQQKDRLIGVSIVVPSGPKSVAELSLFESDLALAKYSTSLDCDVGFMCIAPDLVNELHTAGLSLVNRDCLGPPNAKRAKRILVGYGADGARVHDEEVFVTIENNRLRPRYRTSLGALPFKLAGLIDSTTEDGVNFHARPEAEDTETLAGMSGGVVVDLFTNRAIRDYAFVGVQSTQHTIIKQGREVVTKVKFTSAKVVLEMADGFATEFLETLRQSQPE from the coding sequence ATGAAAATCCTTTTTCTTCACGGCTGGCACAGTGTCGTCGGCGGCGTCAAACCGTCATACCTGAAAAACGCTGGGCACGAAGTCAACAACCCTGCACTGGACAATGACGACTTCGATCTTGCCGTCCGCACTGCACAAGCCGAATTTGACCAGCATCAGCCAGATGTGATCGTTGGCTCTTCCCGTGGTGGTGCAGTCGCCATGAATATCGATTCAAAAAACACACCGCTCGTTTTGCTTTGCCCAGCATGGAAGAACTGGGGTACGGCAACAACGCTCAAGCCAAACTCGGTTATCCTGCATTCACCCCAAGATGACGTGATCCCGTTTGCCGATTCTGAGGAACTTATCGCCAACAGTGGCTTGCCAAAGGACACGCTCATTGAAGTCGGTGATGATCACCGCTTGGCTGCTCCAGAGCCACTGAAGGCGATGCTGGAAGCGTGTGAGCGATTGGCGACTTTCAAAGTGACGAATCCTGCATCGCTTGCCGAGTTCATAGACGGCTTCAAGTCATACATGAGGAATCGAGTCTGCGGGATCGTTTTCGCTGAGTCTAATGGAGACAAGAGACCGAACTTCGAGATTGGGTCTGGCTTTGTAATCAAATCACAGGGGCTCTTTGTGCTTGTCACTGCTGGCCATGTGATGCAAAGAATCGACGAGCTTCAACAGAAAGATCGTCTTATCGGTGTAAGCATTGTAGTTCCATCAGGCCCCAAAAGCGTTGCGGAACTCTCGCTGTTCGAATCCGATCTTGCACTAGCGAAGTACAGCACATCATTAGATTGTGACGTTGGTTTCATGTGCATTGCACCTGATCTTGTAAACGAACTACATACTGCGGGATTGAGCCTTGTAAATCGAGACTGTCTTGGGCCTCCGAATGCCAAACGGGCCAAGCGGATTCTGGTTGGATATGGTGCAGATGGTGCAAGGGTACATGATGAAGAAGTCTTCGTGACGATTGAAAACAACCGCCTCCGTCCAAGATACAGAACATCACTGGGGGCATTGCCATTTAAGTTGGCGGGACTGATTGATTCAACCACTGAAGATGGCGTCAATTTTCATGCTAGGCCAGAAGCAGAGGATACAGAGACACTAGCAGGAATGAGTGGAGGCGTTGTCGTTGATTTATTTACCAACAGGGCGATCCGTGACTACGCCTTTGTCGGTGTGCAGAGCACACAACACACTATCATCAAGCAGGGGCGGGAAGTTGTCACAAAGGTCAAGTTTACATCCGCTAAAGTCGTGTTGGAAATGGCCGATGGATTTGCGACTGAATTCTTGGAAACTCTGCGGCAAAGCCAACCCGAGTGA